The genomic segment ATTGTGTATCCTCCGGAGGTTACCATCTTAATTATCAAGTGAAACTACATACCATGAAAAACATATTATTATGCATTAGCTTAGTTTTTTCTAGTGCGATGGCCTCTGCCACGACATTAAATGATTCACTCTCTGCAATTGAACTACGCACTTCTGGTCGCATTGGCGCTGCTGTTTTAGATACCGAAAATAAACAAATTTGGCACTACAATGGCGATGCTCGCTTTCCGATGATGAGCACATTCAAAACCCTAGCTTGTGCGAAAATGCTAAGCGCATCAGCTAATGGTGAGTTGAATACTAGCACTAAAATCTTGCTGAAATCGGAGGCATTAATCCCTTGGTCACCAGTTACTAAACCCCTTGTCGGTAGCAGTATTACAGTAGCACAAGCATGTGAAGCGACGATGCTAACCAGTGATAATACTGCGGTAAATATCGTCTTGCAACATGTTGGCGGCCCTGAGGGTGTTACCGCTTTCTTACGTGACATAGGTGATAATGTGACTCAACTAGATCGCATTGAACCAGAGTTGAATGAAGCTAAGATTGGCGACGTGCGTGATACCACGACACCGAATGCCATGGTTAATACCTTAAACAAATTACTGTTTGCTAATGTGCTGTCTAATCGGGACAAAACGCAGCTTAAAACATGGATGCAAGACAACAAGGTATCAGATCCTTTATTGCGTTCGGTACTACCACCAGGCTGGTCTATTGCTGATCGTTCCGGTGCTGGTGGCTATGGTTCGCGCGGTATCACCGCTGTGATTTGGCATGCAGAACGTCAACCGCTTATCATCAGTATTTACCTAACAGAAACCGAGTTATCAATGGCTGAACGAAACCAGGTGATTGCCGAGATCGGTCAGCAGATACTAAATCAGTACGTGGTCGAATAACTCGTTTTCTTGGCTGTGAAATTGATATTGATTGTTTTTATATCTCATAGATTGACATAATCATGGCCAGTGATAAACCTTGATTAGCAGTGATATCCTGTTCAAACCAACATTGACTGGGTCGCTATTTTTCCTATACTCAAAATCTAAGCCTTATCCCCAAAAGGGGAGAATCATGAACATATTCACCTTACGAATTGCTGCTTGGAGGGTGCTGCTATTTGGACTATGCGCCACCTTTTTATCTGCATGCAGTTCCGAGAAAATTATTGTCGCCATTGATGGTAGTCAAGGGAACGCGGACAGTATTGAATCTACGATCAGTAC from the Moritella sp. Urea-trap-13 genome contains:
- the bla gene encoding class A beta-lactamase, with the translated sequence MKNILLCISLVFSSAMASATTLNDSLSAIELRTSGRIGAAVLDTENKQIWHYNGDARFPMMSTFKTLACAKMLSASANGELNTSTKILLKSEALIPWSPVTKPLVGSSITVAQACEATMLTSDNTAVNIVLQHVGGPEGVTAFLRDIGDNVTQLDRIEPELNEAKIGDVRDTTTPNAMVNTLNKLLFANVLSNRDKTQLKTWMQDNKVSDPLLRSVLPPGWSIADRSGAGGYGSRGITAVIWHAERQPLIISIYLTETELSMAERNQVIAEIGQQILNQYVVE